The Acetivibrio cellulolyticus CD2 genome segment ACGATAATAAGCTTTTTTAGACATCTCCTTTACATTCTTGCCCAAATTATGCTACGATATTATAGATTATAAGCTTACAGCTCATTTCAAGGTATTAAGACGATATTTAAAATCAAAGCGCAGCAAAAGTTGAAATTAAAACAGTAAATTCCGCTTCGATTAAGTATATAAATTATCTCTTTTCGAAAAGTATCTTACGACGCTAAGTTGTAAGACTTTCGGCATATATTTTTGCTAAAAGCCAGACTTTTTGAGAAGAATAGTATGTGTTGTATTATTGACGTTTTATTTATAATTTACTAAATTTATAAATACGAAAGGATGGTTCTATGTCAGAGCAAATTAAGCAAATCAGCAGGAGAATTAAAGAACTTCGTGAGATTTCCGAAATATCACCAGAGTCCTTATCTAAAGAACTTAACATTTCTATTGAGACTTATCTTGAATATGAAAGCGGAAATATAGATATTCCTGTAAGTTTCCTTTACGGAATTGCCAATAAGTTTAATGTCGAACTTGCTGCAATTCTTACAGGGGATGCTCCAAGGCTTCATACATATTCCGTCGTACGTAAAGACAGCGGTGTAAGTGTTGACCGAAGGAAAGAATATAAGTACCAGAGCCTAGCATATAATTTCGTGCACAAAAAAGCAGAACCTTTTATGGTTACTGTTGAACCTGACTCTGATCCGAAGGTACACTATAATTCACATCCAGGTCAGGAATTTAATTATGTTATCGAAGGAACTTTAAAAGTAATAATTAATGGCCATGAAATCATCTTAAATGAAGGTGACTCACTTTTCTTTGATTCCGGAGTAAACCATGGAATGAAAGCTATGAATGACAAAACTGCTAGGTTTTTAGCAATAATTTTATAATGGAGGTTTGTTGTAATGCTAGAAAAATATATTCACCGGACAGAATTTACTTCATATGAGGATTTTGTTGAGAATTTTAAAATAAACGTACCGGACAACTTTAATTTTGCCTATGATGTTGTCGATGAAATTGCTGCAAATAACCCAGACAGAGTCGCAATAGTCTGGTGCGATGAAAAAGGCGCTGAAGCAACCTTTACTTTTGGGCAGCTAAAACACTATAGTGATAAAACCGCTAATTTTTTTAAAAAAGCCGGCATTGGAAAAGGCGACCCTGTAATGTTAATACTAAAAAGACGCTATGAGTTCTGGTTTGCCATTCTTGCACTGCATAAGATAGGCGCAATATGTATTCCTGCAACACATCTTCTTACTTCAAAGGACCTAGTTTACAGGAATAACGCTGCTGATATAAAAATGATAGTTTCTGTAGCTGAGGATGAAGTTATAAAACATATAGAAGATTCTATGGCTAAATCTCCTTCTCTGAAAGCTAAAGCACTTGTTGGAGGTACCAGGGAAGGTTGGTACGACTTTACTAAAGAAGTAGAAGAAGCATCTTCAGAATTTACCAAACCTGTAGGTGACAATGCACCCCAAAATGATGATACAATGCTCTTATATTTCACATCAGGAACAACAGGTATGCCTAAAATGGTTAGGCACAATTTCATGTACCCATTAGGTCACATTCCTACCGCAAAGTACTGGCAAAATGTTCAGGAAGGTGGCCTGCATCTTACCGTTGCAGACACCGGATGGGCTAAAGCAGTATGGGGCAAAATTTATGGACAGTGGATGGCTGGAAGTGCAGTTTTCGTATATGATTATGATAAATTTGTCCCAAAAGAGCTCTTAAGTGTTATATGCAAACATGGTGTAACAACATTTTGTGCTCCTCCTACTATATACAGGTTCTTTATAAAAGAAGACCTGACGCAGTTCGATTTAAGTAAACTTAAATATTGTGCTATAGCTGGCGAACCTTTAAACCCCGAAGTCTATAACCAGTTCCTTAACCTGACCGGTATAAAACTCATGGAAGGTTATGGCCAAACAGAGTTGACTGTAGTATTAGGAACCTATCCATGGATGGAACCAAAACCAGGTTCAATGGGTAAGCCAACACCAGGATATGATGTTGATATAATTGATGAAAACGGAAAATCCTGCGAAGTTGGTGAAGAAGGCCAGATAGTTATAAGAACAGGAAAGCGCATGCCTGTAGGTATATTTGGAGGATACTACAGAGATGAAGCACTAACCAATAAGGTATGGCATGATGATATATATTATACCGGAGATATGGCCTGGAAAGATGAAGATGGCTATTACTGGTTCGTAGGAAGGGCAGACGATGTAATCAAAAGCTCAGGATATAGAATCGGACCTTTTGAAGTTGAAAGTGCTTTATTGGAACACCCTGCTGTATTAGAGTGCGCCATAACAGCAGTTCCAGATCCGGTTAGAGGACAGATTGTCAAAGCTACAGTGGTGTTAACAAAAAAATATTCCGCCAGTGAAGCTCTTGTTAAGGAACTGCAAGATCACGTAAAAAGGGTAACTGCTCCTTATAAGTATCCTAGGATAATCGAATTCGTAGAGGAACTTCCAAAAACTATCAGTGGTAAAATTCGTAGAGTTGAAATACGTCAAAAAGATTCTTAAAATAAATTACAAAAATAGCTGCAGTTTGTCGTCCAAGCTGCAGCTATTTTAATATTCATATTCTTAAATTTGCTATTGCTTATTGTATTAGCTTTATCTTATTTTGACTCTTCTTTGGCAAGTCTTGAAAGAATCAAATTGCTTCTCTCGATAAATTTTGTCATAGCTTCAGGCTCAAGAGACTTGTGACCCATTAGTGCAAGGTCATATACGTGTTCGCAGATAAGCTTAACGTCTTCCTTCCTATCTTCTTTATCCTTAAGACTAAGCAATGAACGAATCAAACTGTTATTTCTGTTCAGTACAAGGGTTTCATCATTACCATACATACCGCCAAAATTAAAGCTGCCGTAATTTCTAGCCATTTCCTGCATTCTTCTTGATTGTTCTGACAAAAGTATCATTGCAGGAACTGATTCTGACTTCAATGCTTCAACCTGAACCTTCAAGCTCTCATTATTCAGGCTGCCCTTAAATACTTTTTCAATGCTTTCAGCTAATTCTTTTACAGCCTCATCATCTTTGTTATCATCCGTATTCTTTAAGCTGTCACTGATATCAGAATCTATACGCAAGAACTTTACGTCCTTCTCTTCCATTTCAAGATACTGAATAAAGTGGCTGTCGATCAAGGTTGAAAGAATAACAGCTTCCATACCCTGTTCTTTGAATAACTTGATATATTGAGCCTGCTGCCTTTCATCAGTAACATAAAATACCTTGTTCTCATGCTTTTCCTTGTTATGTTCCAAGTATTCCTTCAATGTAACATATTCATCTTTAGTAGTCTTAAAGATTACAATATCTTTAACTTTTTCAAAGAATTTCTTTTCCTTTATACATCCAAATTTAACAAATGGGTTTATATCATCCCAGTATTTATTAAAGACTTCACGGTCCTTCTCAAAAAGTGAGATAAGCTTATCAGCAACCTTTTTTGTTATGTGTGTTGAAATTTTGCTAACATACCCATCGTTTTGCAAAAAGCTTCTTGATACATTAAGAGGCAGATCAGGACAGTCAATTGTTCCTTTAAGCAGCATCAAAAATTCCGGTATTACTTCTTTAATATTGTCAGCCACAAATACCTGGTTGTAGAAAAGTTTTATCTGCCCTTCCATAGTATCAAATTCATGCTTTAATTTAGGGAAATATAAAATGCCCTTAAGGTTAAATGGATAATCCATATTTAAGTGTATCCAGAATAAAGGCTCGTTGTAGTCAAAGAATACTTTTCTGTAAAAATCCTTATATTCTTCATCGGTGCAATCCTTAGGATTCTTGAGCCACAAAGGATTTGTATCATTAAGAGGCTTTGGCTCCTCAGGCTTTGACTCCTCAGACTTTCCTCCCTCTACATCCTCAACATCCTTTTTCTCATTAGTATCTTCTAAGTACAATTCATAGGGTAAAAATGAGAAATATTTTACAAGTATTTCCCTAACTTTGTAGCTTTCAAGAAATTCCTTGCTGTCTTCCGAAATATATAAAGTAACAGTAGTACCTCTCTCCGTTCTATCAGATTTATCCATTTCAAACTCAGTACCGCCATCACTTGCCCATCTTACTGCCTGTGCTCCGTCCTGGTAGGAAAGAGTGTCAATCTGCACCTTGTCAGATACCATAAAAGCTGAGTAAAAACCTAAACCGAAGTGTCCTATGATCTGGCTGTCATCAGCCTTATCCTTGTACTTTTCAACAAAATCCTTTGCTCCCGAAAAAGCAATCTGATTGATATATTTGTTTACCTCTTCTTCAGTCATTCCCAACCCGTTGTCTATTATCTGTATGGTCTTTTTATTTCCATCCACAACAACTTTTATAAAATACTTCTCATCACTATTGATATTTGCTTCTCCAATTGTTGTAAGCTTTTTCAGCTTGCTTATGGCATCACTTCCGTTCGAAACAAGTTCACGTACAAAAATGTCCTTTTCGGAGTAAAGCCATTTCTTTATAATTGGAAAAATATTTTCTGTATTTATGGATATAGTTCCACTTTGGTGATTCATTAAAGCACCCTCCTGTCCAAAATTAATTTTTTATCTAAGGGGTAAATAATATTACTTCTGTTTTTCACATAGCCTGCTTGATATAAATAAGCCAAAGGTGAAAATACAGTAGAAGTTATTATTTTGTTTTCCCCTAATAAATATATTACATTCGTTTGTAAAAGCTTGTCAAGACAATTTTAGCACTCATCAAGTATGAGTGCTAACAATTTTATAAAAAATTCACGGTAATGAATAGCTGGAATATTACTTCGGATTTTTATCGACTTACTCTTTTTTTCTGCACTTTGGACAAAGACCGTATAATTCCAACCTATGACCAGTTATATTAAAATCCGTTTTATTTCCTACATCTCTTTCAAGGTTTTCAAGAGGGCAAATATTAATTGATACGGATTTATGGCAACTGGTACATGTTATATGATGTTTATGACCTTCAAGAATAAGCTGATACCTCGCTCTACCGTCACTCATAACGCACTTTTCCAGTAACCCTTTGTTCTCCATCAGATCAAGAGTTCTATAAACAGTTGAAAGGTTTGTAGAGGCTCCAGAATCCTTGACCCGAAGAAAAATTTCTTCAGCTGACAGAGGTATATCTGATTTCTCAAGTACTTCAATTATTACCTTTCTGGATTTAGTATTTTTGCATCCGATTTGTGCAAGTATCAAGTCATAGTTCGGACTTTTTTCCATAATAAGTTCATCCTTTAAATCCTTAATTACTTTTATTTTACTTTAAGCCTGAAGATATTTCAACACATCTGCGTTTTTTACAGTATTCTTTTTTCATTTATAAATCCTATTTGTGCAAACAACACTTCTCTGTATATAAGCTTCTTTTTTTAATGCAAACTCCATATTAGTAACTTATTAACAACAAAAGAGAAAGTCCCCATAAACACCGCATATGCAAAACGGAACTTTCCATTATCATCCTTGTCTTCAAATTCTGTATATGGCTTAAAGCTTTGTGTCAGAAACACCAATTTGAAATAATTGAATAAGTGTCTGGCTCTGTCCTTTGAATTTCTTTTTGCAATTATAAATCCTGATGCTATTATTCCACCTGCAATAAATGAATATCCCATAATAGCAAAAATGTATTCCACACCGAAAATAGCGCCCAATGCGCTAAAAAGCTTTATATCACCAGCGCCAAGCATCCTGAGAGCATATAGTACAATTAATAATATAATAGGAATAACAGTGCCAAGAAGGGCGTCCAATAGACCTTTATATCCTGAAATACAAAAGTTTGTCAGCATACCAACTGTCACAAAAGTTAAGGTCACTTTATTTCTTATTTTATAACTTTTAATATCACTTATCAGTGCTATAAATAAAAGAACAGTGCCCTCAAAACACTTAACTATTATTTAGCCCACCGCCTTTCAAATGTGCTGCTATTAAAGCTTCATGAGAGAGTTCCAAAAGATTCGTGCAACTTGTAGATAGATAAACACTGTTTTAGGATATTCCAATTAATTCGAAAGATTATTGCGAAAATGCAACCTTCAAAGATTTAATTACAGTACTATAAATATAAATTCACTGTTTGCAAGAGTAATCTTATCGTTGTTTCTTATCTCATATTCTTTATTGCTTTCTAGTCTTTTACCGTTTATATATGTACCGTTTTTTGAATTCAAATCCTTTAAATAATAGCACCCTGCACGGGTAATAATTTCGGCATGCATTTTTCCTATAGCATTGTTTGAATGTACATAATCCACCTGTCCATCCAGCCTTCCAATAATAAAGCTTGGCTTGTTTATTACAACTTCTTCCATAATGCCATCCTTAAAAACCTTAAGATGCGGATTATTTATGATTGCGCTTCCCAAATAAACAGTCTCATTCACATTACTATTTATCATAACTGGTTCATCTGCATGCTTTATTTCACCAGCACCTTCCCTATTTTTTTCTTGTTGTGGATTTTCAGAATAAGCATTATGTATGGTGTCAATTCTGTTCATTCCTCTATTTTCTGGCAAAACAACTTTTTTAAGTTCTCTAGGTCCAGTTGCATCAGGGTCATTGAATTTCGGTGTTCTTGTTGGCTTTATAACCGGAGGCATATTGACTTTACTTCCAGTTTTACTCTTTTCAGTTCTATTCTTATCACTTGCATTCTCTACGACTTTATTCTCTGTAAATTTTATCTCAAGTACTTTCTTCCACATAAAGTAGCTAACTGCTCCACAAATTAGCAAAAGCCCAAAAACTGTAGAAACTTTATCGTTACCAAGGCGGTCAAGCGTTCCTGTCAGAAATAGCACTAAAACAGCTATTAATAATACCGCTTGTATCACAGCACCTATAACAATATTAGGGCTGCTGCCAAAACTCTTTAAAATATTTTGATCCGCTAGAAGGCCTTCAAACTTTTTCCCTTCACCGTTTACTGCATTATTATTGACGTTTAAACCTCTTTTAGCATCTTTATCTGCAACGGACTTTGGCTTAGGAATCTCTATCTTTGGTCCATTCTGCTTCACCATCTCCTCTTTCAGAGGTTGCTTCTCCACCTGTACTCTTACTTGCCTGTCTTCAGTAATACCTGACGGCTTTTGCAATTCAATCTCTGTTTCAGGCGCAGTACTTCTTTTGATTTCCTTTAAAAACCTATCAAAATCCAATATATTAAATGTATCTTTCTTTAGAAAGCTTAAAACCTGCTGTAAAAAGCTATCACTATCCTCTTCATAGATATTTGCGCTATATACTACAAAATTCATTGCAAAATCCTTTAAAGCTTTGGTTATATCAATATCTAATTTAAATGGTAGGTATACAAGTGAAATGCACATTGTATCAGGACTGATATAGATATATTCTTCATCTAATAAAAACGATTTGTCAGAGAGCAAAAAACTTTTAGAATTCAAAAGTGTTTTTACAATACCTGAAAAAATACCTATAAATTCATTTTTACTTAACCTATTACGTTTTAAATATTGTGACAATGATAATTTTGAAGTAATATTGTAATATATATTAATTCTGTCATTATTCCGCCTTACATCCAAGGGTAAAATATACTTGTTCGGATTTTTTGACAGCATATTCACTTGAAATTCCACAATACTCTCATTTTTATTAGTACTTGCAACCAAAAAGCTTCCGGTTACACCACTTTCATAAGTGAAGATAAACCTGTCTTTAATTGCATTTTCCATAAAAACTTCCCCCTTTTTCCCGAGCTTTTGTCCTTTCAATTCTATATCGGAAAAATTTGAGAATTATTAATCTAAAAGCCAAAAAAACTGAAGATAAATAAAAATCTCAGGGGTATTTAGCCCTGAGATTACAGGTTATTAGTTAAGAACCAGCTTAAATATTGCTTGAGGTTTTTCAGATAGCTGGCATCTAATCTGCTTTATGAGTGATAATTCCCGATAGCATATTTCCAATTACTCCAAGAAAGTTTAATTCACTAAAACCGTATTCTTTTCTACTTATTGGACAAGACAAATACAAAATGCCTCTGATAGATTTTTTCTTAATAATAGGTTCAGCAAGAATAGAGTTAAATACGGGTTCTCCTGTTTCAGAATCTATTATTTCTATGTCATCCCAGTCTACTATATAAACCCCGCTATTAGTTTTTACTACTTTTTCAACAATCTTTCTGCTATAATTTTCTCCATCCTGCCATCCTAAAACTGACCTTTTACGTGTATAAACATTTCCTATTCCATTATTCACTCCGGATACTGTTAACAGCATTCCATATTCAGAATCAAAAATCTCCATTATTACTCCCAGTATTTTATAGATTTTATCTGACAATCCAATATTCTCATTGACAAGTTGTATAATTTCCAGCATTGCCAGCACATTTCTCTGATCTTGAACAACATTACCTGTTATAATTCCAGCCAGCTTATCCATCCTGTTTGTAAGTTTACGCATTCTGGTGTTCCATACACATGATCTGTTTCTTCCTGACTCCTTTGCATAATATAATGCCTGATCAGCCTTGCCAATTAGCTCATCACGCCATTCACCATGTTTCGGGTATGATGATACACCAAGACTTACTGTAAGATTATTACCCTGCCCCATTAATCGCTCTTTTTCAATGGCACTTCTCAGTTTTTCAGCTACAGCTTCGGCTTCGTTTATACTTGTATCAGGCAGAATAATTACAAATTCTTCTCCTCCATACCGACAACAAACATCGGCTGATCTTATATTTTCCATAAGAATTCTTCCTACATTACTCAGTATTTCATCACCCTTTTGATGTCCAAAATTGTCATTAATACTCTTAAACTTGTCTATGTCAATCATAATTAGAGATAGAGGCGATTTCTCACTATGGGCATTATTAATTATTTGATCGATAACGCTCTCAAAATATTTTCTGGTATATACCCCAGTCAGTTTATCAATTGAAGATATTATTTTAAGGGCGTAGTTTTCCATGTGCAGAAAAGCCTGACCTGAAAGAATCTTACATAATTCGAAATTTTGCACTGTAAAGTTATTGAGAACACTGGAAGTTGATAAATATAAATAGCCTTTTATATTTGCAGTTGATTTTTCAATATTTTTTCTCTTGCTAAGAACATTTTTCTTATTACTCTTATTATTGCAAATAGGTATACACATTACACCTGTAACATCTTGAGGAAGAACGATACTGGCATCCCCGCTTTTTCTTCCAAAGATATCACTCGCAAAGAAGCCGGATCTCTTTAAATTTGAATGTTCAATCAAGTATTGGTAATAGCCATTATCAGCACCATTTTTGCTCATTGCAACGACTTCCAGTTCATTCTTGTCATTATACTGAAGAACATATCCTAGCTCTGCAGATGTCAACTCACATGCTGCACCAATAATCAACTCCATATTTTTTTCATACTCATTTGAAATCTGCGTCAAAACCCGCTTCATTATATCGTTTGTATTCTCAAAATCATGTATTCCATTATTTTTACTATCGGAAACTATAGTCTCATTGTAAATACTGTTAAAAAAGAACTGTACCAGATAGTTATCATCACAACTAAGCGGTTTTATTAACTTTCTTTCTATCAATAGCTCCTGTTCTTTTAAATTATTTACCTTGATAGTAAGCAATCTTTCTCTTGGAACATAACGTTTGTGTGTGCATAAAAACAATTTCTGGTATTCCTTTGGAACTTTTAGTACAATCTTGTACAATATATCTAATGCCTTGATATAGTATGTAGTTGCACTGGAACTATCTCTATTTGAATAATAGATATCACCCATAGCTTTATAACATTTCCATTCCAATCGGAGACTTTTATATTCTCTATTAATTTCCATGGCCTTTTCTATTAGTTTAATGCCTTCAATCCCTCCGGTAAGCATACCCTTAATATATAAAAACTCTATTTCAAGCCTCTTCGTATTAATATCTGAGCTCAGCTTAAAGCTTTCATCCATTAATATAGAAGCTCTTTCCATTTCTCCTATTTCGATCATAAATCCAGCAAATCTGTGCAAAACTTCACGTCTGTCCTTAATCATATTAGTATTTTGGTACATAGCCAGCATGCTTTGCATTCCGTTAACCAGTGTAGCCTTAGATTCACTACTGTCACAATCCAACAGGGCATAATCCGACATCATAGCTATACTTTTGCATTTTATACTCTCTTGAATGTCTGCTTTTTTTGATGAATTAGCTGCCATTTGTGCATAATCGCTTGCTTCCTTATAACTTCCCATTTCATAATAAAAATGAGCAGCATATTCACAAAAGAGCTGAAAATCAATTCCCCTTTCAGGATTACACTCTATTTCACTTTTGCACTTTTGTAGATACTCGTAAGACTTCTGGTATTCATCCAATTCAAGGTACGCAAGAACAATATTTTTGTAAACAGAAAACAGCAGAGAATACAATTCGCCTTCAATTGCCTGCTCCTCGCACTTAAAATAATATTCAATAGCTTTCGCATAGTCATCTTCAAGGCGGCATGTTTCTCCAAGATTATCATAACAGCTTGAAATGCCTTCAACCAGATTACTTGCCAAATTTATTTCCAGGGATTTTTCAAAGTATTCCCTTGCCTTTTTATTATCATGTAAAAACTCTGCAAATACTGTAGCAATATTATTAAGCGGATAAGCTATTTCAACTTTTTCTCCATTACTTTCAAAAAGCTCAATACTTTTACCATAACATTCTAATGCTTCCTCAACCTTGGAATACTCCAAATAATGAGTCCCAAGAACATTATAAAGCTCTGCTTTATAATAATTATACCTGTCGTCGGCATACTCTTCGATTACCTTATTGATAATACCTATAGCTTCTCGATTCTTTCTTTTATAAATATACACCCAACAAATCCTTCGCACTGCTTCAAGATATCCTTCTACAAACTCGCATTCCCTTGATATCTTTAATGATTCATTAAGAAACGAAAGTGCCCTATCGAAGTCATTCTTTCTGGTATATAATGCACCAATCATCTCGTTAGCTTTGGCAATTGTATGTT includes the following:
- a CDS encoding AMP-binding protein, which codes for MLEKYIHRTEFTSYEDFVENFKINVPDNFNFAYDVVDEIAANNPDRVAIVWCDEKGAEATFTFGQLKHYSDKTANFFKKAGIGKGDPVMLILKRRYEFWFAILALHKIGAICIPATHLLTSKDLVYRNNAADIKMIVSVAEDEVIKHIEDSMAKSPSLKAKALVGGTREGWYDFTKEVEEASSEFTKPVGDNAPQNDDTMLLYFTSGTTGMPKMVRHNFMYPLGHIPTAKYWQNVQEGGLHLTVADTGWAKAVWGKIYGQWMAGSAVFVYDYDKFVPKELLSVICKHGVTTFCAPPTIYRFFIKEDLTQFDLSKLKYCAIAGEPLNPEVYNQFLNLTGIKLMEGYGQTELTVVLGTYPWMEPKPGSMGKPTPGYDVDIIDENGKSCEVGEEGQIVIRTGKRMPVGIFGGYYRDEALTNKVWHDDIYYTGDMAWKDEDGYYWFVGRADDVIKSSGYRIGPFEVESALLEHPAVLECAITAVPDPVRGQIVKATVVLTKKYSASEALVKELQDHVKRVTAPYKYPRIIEFVEELPKTISGKIRRVEIRQKDS
- a CDS encoding DUF6382 domain-containing protein, translating into MENAIKDRFIFTYESGVTGSFLVASTNKNESIVEFQVNMLSKNPNKYILPLDVRRNNDRINIYYNITSKLSLSQYLKRNRLSKNEFIGIFSGIVKTLLNSKSFLLSDKSFLLDEEYIYISPDTMCISLVYLPFKLDIDITKALKDFAMNFVVYSANIYEEDSDSFLQQVLSFLKKDTFNILDFDRFLKEIKRSTAPETEIELQKPSGITEDRQVRVQVEKQPLKEEMVKQNGPKIEIPKPKSVADKDAKRGLNVNNNAVNGEGKKFEGLLADQNILKSFGSSPNIVIGAVIQAVLLIAVLVLFLTGTLDRLGNDKVSTVFGLLLICGAVSYFMWKKVLEIKFTENKVVENASDKNRTEKSKTGSKVNMPPVIKPTRTPKFNDPDATGPRELKKVVLPENRGMNRIDTIHNAYSENPQQEKNREGAGEIKHADEPVMINSNVNETVYLGSAIINNPHLKVFKDGIMEEVVINKPSFIIGRLDGQVDYVHSNNAIGKMHAEIITRAGCYYLKDLNSKNGTYINGKRLESNKEYEIRNNDKITLANSEFIFIVL
- a CDS encoding diguanylate cyclase, translated to MKILNNRYKIIASIKEDLSNSVFLAADMLHDNRNVALKIIYQESVPVKSLDFLKREIGFLTSMAHPNIMNIYGFEALNTIDGNNISAKQYICTYEYIKGRSIFNATTGMGFIEVMDLVVEVCYALDYLHSRGLAYKNLDEKSIIVSENGGITSVKLTGFAGNEDLERALFKGRKNSPFYKAPEVIKNDDAGALSDMYSLGVLIFCLISRKNMNRNNFYDTWSKYKSLLQNVNSIYDGIDNERFVELVDRLASDKPENRYQNVHEVVRAIGKLCDKNYPLFQKKYLEKLTSATRLIGREKNMNQLFKWKDEIFNNNSNRRIECISGEAGIGKTRLLNEFSFYMELDRVKILRGMSYENNGKKYEPILQILKQLLPLAPVEILEKYKPELVKVLPDERIIKGVIPKADLSEDKEKLRLKVRIASFILNVIEVWPSIIIIDNAQWMDDSTIELIDYIISTAKTGQFGFILSFRNQELKKKKLLSSFMNKWATLDIVNEMSLTRFDFEETGELIKSTLGMKNYPTAFCTEIFRYTEGNPGFIIDVITALFKERKLYLDENGLWSTDFDDESDYSGLYIPSNMHEAVWKHINALSPYLYMILEMLSAFDTPVSFEVIEKMVNGDRERTRDALIELMSHQIIEQRLGDWGYAYDFHSRSIKSDVYNRISSARKVQYHRNASIILEQRFKEEERINKDELIYHLIRCEEKERALALMVEAADRMLKLHINNQALAYLKKAHVIAQETSSIRDIIKIQFMMGELYRRKGENRKAFECYNVVLKLAMEVDDKHTIAKANEMIGALYTRKNDFDRALSFLNESLKISRECEFVEGYLEAVRRICWVYIYKRKNREAIGIINKVIEEYADDRYNYYKAELYNVLGTHYLEYSKVEEALECYGKSIELFESNGEKVEIAYPLNNIATVFAEFLHDNKKAREYFEKSLEINLASNLVEGISSCYDNLGETCRLEDDYAKAIEYYFKCEEQAIEGELYSLLFSVYKNIVLAYLELDEYQKSYEYLQKCKSEIECNPERGIDFQLFCEYAAHFYYEMGSYKEASDYAQMAANSSKKADIQESIKCKSIAMMSDYALLDCDSSESKATLVNGMQSMLAMYQNTNMIKDRREVLHRFAGFMIEIGEMERASILMDESFKLSSDINTKRLEIEFLYIKGMLTGGIEGIKLIEKAMEINREYKSLRLEWKCYKAMGDIYYSNRDSSSATTYYIKALDILYKIVLKVPKEYQKLFLCTHKRYVPRERLLTIKVNNLKEQELLIERKLIKPLSCDDNYLVQFFFNSIYNETIVSDSKNNGIHDFENTNDIMKRVLTQISNEYEKNMELIIGAACELTSAELGYVLQYNDKNELEVVAMSKNGADNGYYQYLIEHSNLKRSGFFASDIFGRKSGDASIVLPQDVTGVMCIPICNNKSNKKNVLSKRKNIEKSTANIKGYLYLSTSSVLNNFTVQNFELCKILSGQAFLHMENYALKIISSIDKLTGVYTRKYFESVIDQIINNAHSEKSPLSLIMIDIDKFKSINDNFGHQKGDEILSNVGRILMENIRSADVCCRYGGEEFVIILPDTSINEAEAVAEKLRSAIEKERLMGQGNNLTVSLGVSSYPKHGEWRDELIGKADQALYYAKESGRNRSCVWNTRMRKLTNRMDKLAGIITGNVVQDQRNVLAMLEIIQLVNENIGLSDKIYKILGVIMEIFDSEYGMLLTVSGVNNGIGNVYTRKRSVLGWQDGENYSRKIVEKVVKTNSGVYIVDWDDIEIIDSETGEPVFNSILAEPIIKKKSIRGILYLSCPISRKEYGFSELNFLGVIGNMLSGIITHKAD
- the htpG gene encoding molecular chaperone HtpG → MNHQSGTISINTENIFPIIKKWLYSEKDIFVRELVSNGSDAISKLKKLTTIGEANINSDEKYFIKVVVDGNKKTIQIIDNGLGMTEEEVNKYINQIAFSGAKDFVEKYKDKADDSQIIGHFGLGFYSAFMVSDKVQIDTLSYQDGAQAVRWASDGGTEFEMDKSDRTERGTTVTLYISEDSKEFLESYKVREILVKYFSFLPYELYLEDTNEKKDVEDVEGGKSEESKPEEPKPLNDTNPLWLKNPKDCTDEEYKDFYRKVFFDYNEPLFWIHLNMDYPFNLKGILYFPKLKHEFDTMEGQIKLFYNQVFVADNIKEVIPEFLMLLKGTIDCPDLPLNVSRSFLQNDGYVSKISTHITKKVADKLISLFEKDREVFNKYWDDINPFVKFGCIKEKKFFEKVKDIVIFKTTKDEYVTLKEYLEHNKEKHENKVFYVTDERQQAQYIKLFKEQGMEAVILSTLIDSHFIQYLEMEEKDVKFLRIDSDISDSLKNTDDNKDDEAVKELAESIEKVFKGSLNNESLKVQVEALKSESVPAMILLSEQSRRMQEMARNYGSFNFGGMYGNDETLVLNRNNSLIRSLLSLKDKEDRKEDVKLICEHVYDLALMGHKSLEPEAMTKFIERSNLILSRLAKEESK
- a CDS encoding helix-turn-helix domain-containing protein, yielding MSEQIKQISRRIKELREISEISPESLSKELNISIETYLEYESGNIDIPVSFLYGIANKFNVELAAILTGDAPRLHTYSVVRKDSGVSVDRRKEYKYQSLAYNFVHKKAEPFMVTVEPDSDPKVHYNSHPGQEFNYVIEGTLKVIINGHEIILNEGDSLFFDSGVNHGMKAMNDKTARFLAIIL
- a CDS encoding A24 family peptidase, with protein sequence MIVKCFEGTVLLFIALISDIKSYKIRNKVTLTFVTVGMLTNFCISGYKGLLDALLGTVIPIILLIVLYALRMLGAGDIKLFSALGAIFGVEYIFAIMGYSFIAGGIIASGFIIAKRNSKDRARHLFNYFKLVFLTQSFKPYTEFEDKDDNGKFRFAYAVFMGTFSFVVNKLLIWSLH
- a CDS encoding Fur family transcriptional regulator, whose protein sequence is MEKSPNYDLILAQIGCKNTKSRKVIIEVLEKSDIPLSAEEIFLRVKDSGASTNLSTVYRTLDLMENKGLLEKCVMSDGRARYQLILEGHKHHITCTSCHKSVSINICPLENLERDVGNKTDFNITGHRLELYGLCPKCRKKE